A single window of Columba livia isolate bColLiv1 breed racing homer chromosome 16, bColLiv1.pat.W.v2, whole genome shotgun sequence DNA harbors:
- the LOC135575595 gene encoding centrosome-associated protein CEP250-like isoform X4 — protein sequence MRAREELGLKESEWRREREVYESYVRGEHQRLLSLWCQVVTFRRQFLEMKAATDRDLSELKAEHMRLSGAVLVSCSRPTSGDLEKKELQDRVMELSALLVQSQKQNEGKEKIMKTLQDTVEILEAGRLEKEHEVLCSENAKEENLSLQKLIKDITEALHKELSARQDSIDSLLQQHRQQEEKCRKLQQRLEQLQEECATSSSQRQHLQSLVEALRSDCANLETTRDELQQQLEVTEQEASRLRQRNTELQLKEDSAQGDKVEQQQAMERARREQELLLKDFAALEGKHSLLQSELVVARETLEESQLQRDLLEQEKHELTTALEKAKQSVAELTRTQKSLSVEIADLRAAAVNTSSINEALAVEKVQLNNLVLQLEQENEVVSEKVAELERARVCEQEQLSWCERTKAELCAEKAQLEQLLQEAEEQQEGLRVQLRRLAEEKEETQEQLSEVSRQQESASTGLEQLRQESSRQGLALAKVCEEKEVLVQEKAALELRLAAVERDRQGLSEQLAEARPVKETLERSLFEAQQRVSQLEIARSQLEMRLRTVTQAKEVIQGEVKCLQRELEAERSLLRQERENAAQQLLRREQQHDDTLRLRQSGHEAEIQRLLQDLARAREGHQSELQELLERWQQEKAETEREHEKQLLDMEQKVAAVQAQQQEEQTRRENAEREAVLEKEREKNSLLETLLQTQGELTDACQRVEQLRQQMKEQREKGQQAAAEGERLSWLSEKRRLSQRLECLQGAVARLELEKTELKQYNAELRRTLELVERERRRLKRCCRGRSLPDACGLSLSDQREVPASRQWPFASFRWPSWRHSWCKHQNRSRTPGGSHTLGDEGSEF from the exons ATGAGGGCCCGGGAGGAGCTGGGCTTGAAGGAGAGTGAATGGCGCCGTGAGCGCGAG GTATATGAGAGCTACGTCAGGGGTGAACATCAGCGTCTCCTCAGCCTGTGGTGCCAGGTGGTGACCTTCCGCCGCCAGTTCCTGGAGATGAAGGCTGCCACTGACCG AGATTTGTCCGAGCTGAAGGCAGAGCACATGAGGCTTTCTGGAGCTGTGCTCGTGAGCTGCTCCCGTCCAACCTCTGGCGACCTGGAGAAGAAGGAGCTTCAGGACAG GGTGATGGAGCTCTCGGCCTTGCTTGTACAGTCCCAGAAGCAGAAcgaggggaaagagaagatcATGAAAACGCTTCAGGACACTGTGGAGATTCTG GAAGCCGGTCGGTTAGAGAAAGAACATGAAGTTCTGTGCAGTGAAAATGCCAAAGAGGAGAACCTGTCCCTGCAAAAGCTCATAAAAGATATAACTGAG GCCCTACACAAAGAGCTTTCTGCCAGGCAGGACTCTATCGattccctgctgcagcagcacaggcagcaggaagagaagtgcaggaagctgcagcagaggcttgagcagctgcaggaggaatgCGCCACGTCCAGCAGCCAGCGGCAGCACCTCCAGTCTCTGGTGGAAGCGCTCAGAAG TGACTGTGCCAACCTGGAGACAACCAGGGACGAgctacagcagcagctggaagtaACGGAGCAAGAAGCCTCGCGTCTGCGTCAAAGGAACACGGAGCTGCAGCTGAAGGAAGACTCAGCCCAGGGGGACAaggtggagcagcagcaggcgATGGAGAGAGCGCGTCgtgagcaggagctgct GCTGAAGGACTTTGCTGCACTCGAAGGAAAACATTCGTTATTGCAGAGTGAGCTGGTAGTGGCGAGAGAGACGCTGGAGGAGTCGCAGCTTCAGAGGGATCTGCTGGAGCAAGAGAAGCACGAGCTGACCACGGCCCTGGAGAAG GCCAAGCAGTCGGTGGCAGAATTGACCAGGACTCAGAAGAGCCTGAGTGTTGAAATAGCTGATCTCCGTGCTGCAGCAGTCAACACGAGCAGTATCAATGAAGCTCTTGCAGTGGAGAAAGTGCAGCTGAACAACCTTGTGCTGCAG CTGGAGCAAGAGAATGAGGTTGTGTCAGAGAAAGTGGCCGAGCTGGAGAGAGCAAGAGTCTgtgagcaggagcagctgagctggtgTGAAAGAACCAAGGCAGAGCTCTGTGCAGAGAAagcccagctggagcagctgctgcaggaagcagaggagcagcaggaggggctGCGGGTGCAGCTGAGGAGACtggcagaggagaaggaagaaacccAAGAGCAGCTCAGTGAG GTGTCCCGGCAGCAAGAGTCGGCCAGCACTGGTCTGGAGCAGTTGCGCCAGGAGTCCTCTCGCCAAGGGCTCGCACTGGCCAAGGTGTGTGAAGAGAAGGAGGTGCTGGTGCAGGAGAAGGCTGCCCTGGAGCTGCGCCTGGCAGCCGTGGAGCGGGACAGACAAGGCCTTTCCGAGCAGCTGGCAGAGGCCAG GCCGGTGAAGGAGACCCTGGAGCGCAGCCTGTTTGAGGCTCAGCAGCGCGTATCTCAGCTGGAGATCGCCCGGAGTCAGCTGGAGATGCGACTTCGCACCGTCACGCAGGCCAAGGAGGTGATACAAG GGGAAGTGAAGTGTCTTCAACGTGAGCTGGAAGCAGAGAGATCTCTCCTGAGGCAGGAACGGGAGAACGCGGCACAACAGCTCTTGCGGAGAGAACAGCAGCATGACGATACCCTCAGACTTCGGCAGAGCGGTCATGAAGCAGAAATACAGAGGCTTCTGCAAGACCTG GCACGCGCGCGGGAAGGGCACCAgtcagagctgcaggagctgctggagcgaTGGCaacaggagaaggcagagacagagagggagcaCGAGAAGCAGCTGTTGGACATGGAGCAGAAAGTTGCTGCCGTGCAAGCTCAGCAACAAGAGGAACAAACCAGACGTGAAAATGCTGAGCGAGAG GCCGTGCTGGAAAAGGAGCGTGAGAAGAATTCTTTACTGGAGACGCTCCTCCAGACTCAGGGAGAGCTCACAGACGCCTGCCAGCGGGTAGAGCAGCTCAGGCAGCAGATGAAAGAGCAGCGAGAGAAGGGGCAG CAGGCTGCTGCAGAAGGGGAGCGGCTCTCCTGGCTCTCAGAGAAGAGACGCCTGTCGCAGCGGCTGGAATGTCTGCAGGGAGCAGTTGCAAGGCTGGAACTGGAGAAGACGGAGCTGAAGCAATACAACGCTGAGCTCAGGAGGACCCTGGAGCTG GTGGAACGTGAACGGAGGAGGCTGAAGAGATGTTGCCGTGGTCGGTCGCTGCCAGATGCGTGCGGGTTGTCTCTCTCTGACCAGCGGGAGGTGCCGGCTTCTAGACAG TGGCCTTTTGCCTCTTTCAGGTGGCCCTCCTGGAGACACAGCTGGTGCAAGCACCAAAATAGAAGCAGGACTCCAGGGGGCAGTCACACCCTTGGAGATGAAGGAAGTGAATTTTAA